A genome region from Rhodopseudomonas boonkerdii includes the following:
- a CDS encoding tetratricopeptide repeat protein, which translates to MTTLRALLLTTTCLYATAAAAQISLTPPAAQAPAKQSPAKQSPAKAPAKQAPAKAPEAAKKAPEAAKKSPPAKQPEKAEEPVDPRADLVYGAYQRGMYKTALELATKRATENNDPKAMTMLGELYSNGLGIKRNYQLAADWYKRAADRGDREAMFALAMLRISERTNPGGRDEAVKLLASSAKLGNPKAAYNLALLYLDGQTLPQDVKRSAELLRQAADAGNPEAQYALATFYKEGTGVEKNIDKAVRLLQAASLADNVDAEVEYAIALYNGTGTPKNEAAAVTLLRKAARQNSPIAQNRLARVLALRTNTDDRLEGFRWHIVAKTAGKGDLMLDELLAQASPQERAQAQQAANKWLGSTLK; encoded by the coding sequence GTGACGACGCTGCGCGCATTGCTGCTGACCACGACCTGCCTGTACGCAACAGCGGCGGCCGCACAGATATCGCTGACGCCGCCCGCCGCGCAGGCGCCAGCCAAGCAGTCCCCCGCCAAGCAGTCCCCTGCGAAGGCGCCAGCCAAGCAGGCACCGGCGAAAGCACCGGAGGCTGCGAAGAAGGCTCCCGAAGCCGCCAAGAAATCGCCGCCCGCGAAGCAGCCGGAAAAAGCCGAAGAACCGGTCGATCCCCGCGCCGATCTCGTCTACGGCGCCTATCAGCGCGGCATGTACAAGACCGCCCTCGAACTCGCCACCAAGCGCGCCACGGAGAACAACGATCCGAAGGCGATGACCATGCTCGGCGAGCTCTATTCCAATGGGCTCGGCATCAAGCGCAACTATCAGCTGGCCGCCGACTGGTACAAGCGCGCCGCCGACCGCGGCGACCGCGAGGCGATGTTCGCGCTCGCCATGCTGCGCATTTCCGAGCGCACCAATCCCGGCGGGCGTGACGAGGCGGTGAAGCTGCTGGCCTCCTCCGCCAAGCTCGGCAATCCCAAGGCGGCCTACAATCTCGCACTGCTCTATCTCGACGGCCAGACCCTGCCGCAGGACGTCAAGCGCTCCGCCGAACTGCTGCGGCAGGCCGCCGATGCCGGCAATCCCGAAGCGCAATATGCGCTGGCGACCTTCTACAAGGAGGGCACCGGCGTCGAGAAGAATATCGACAAGGCCGTGCGTCTGCTGCAAGCGGCCTCATTGGCCGACAATGTGGATGCCGAAGTCGAATACGCCATCGCGCTCTATAACGGCACCGGAACCCCGAAGAACGAGGCTGCAGCCGTGACCCTGCTTCGCAAGGCGGCGCGGCAGAACAGTCCGATCGCGCAAAACCGCCTCGCCCGGGTGCTCGCCCTACGCACGAATACCGACGATCGACTGGAGGGCTTTCGATGGCATATCGTGGCCAAGACCGCCGGGAAGGGCGACCTGATGCTGGACGAATTGCTGGCCCAGGCCAGCCCGCAGGAGCGCGCCCAGGCCCAGCAGGCGGCCAACAAATGGCTCGGCTCCACCCTGAAATGA
- a CDS encoding inositol monophosphatase family protein codes for MINSALMNVMVKAARRAGRSLKRDLGEIENLQVSTKGPANFVSLADKRAEEMLYTDLNKARPGYGFLGEEGGTREGTDKSHTWIVDPLDGTTNFLHGIPQFAISIGLAREGQVIAGVIYNPGNDELYMAEKGAGAFLNDTRLRVSGRLQLHDCVIACGLPHIGRGDFEQSRNEMAALQPKVAGLRRFGAASLDMAFVAAGRLDGYWERNLQPWDVAAGIIMIKEAGGLVSDIDGGDLLKTGDVVCGNEVVHNSLVKILRPLSKK; via the coding sequence ATGATCAATTCGGCCCTGATGAATGTGATGGTGAAGGCCGCGCGCCGCGCCGGCCGCAGCCTCAAGCGCGACCTCGGCGAGATCGAGAACCTGCAGGTATCGACCAAAGGACCTGCGAACTTCGTTTCGCTCGCCGACAAACGCGCCGAGGAAATGCTCTATACGGACCTCAACAAGGCCCGCCCCGGCTACGGCTTCCTCGGCGAGGAAGGCGGCACCCGCGAGGGGACCGACAAGAGCCATACCTGGATCGTCGATCCGCTCGACGGCACCACCAATTTCCTGCACGGCATCCCGCAATTCGCCATCTCGATCGGCCTCGCCCGCGAGGGCCAGGTGATCGCCGGCGTGATCTACAATCCCGGCAATGACGAACTCTACATGGCCGAGAAGGGTGCTGGCGCGTTTCTCAACGACACCCGCCTGCGTGTCTCCGGGCGCCTGCAACTGCATGACTGCGTGATTGCCTGCGGCCTGCCGCATATCGGCCGCGGTGACTTCGAACAGTCGCGCAACGAAATGGCGGCGCTGCAGCCGAAGGTCGCCGGTCTGCGCCGCTTTGGCGCGGCCTCGCTGGATATGGCCTTCGTGGCGGCCGGCCGTCTCGACGGCTATTGGGAGCGCAACCTGCAGCCATGGGATGTCGCGGCCGGCATCATCATGATCAAGGAAGCCGGCGGTCTGGTCAGCGACATCGACGGCGGCGATCTGCTGAAGACCGGCGACGTGGTGTGCGGCAATGAAGTCGTGCACAATTCGCTGGTGAAGATCCTGCGGCCGCTATCGAAGAAGTAA
- a CDS encoding multidrug efflux RND transporter permease subunit, producing the protein MPRFFIDRPIFAWVVALFICLFGAISVPLLPVAQYPIIAPPLISISATYPGSSPENLYNSVTRLIEEELNGTPGLLFYESTSDSLGSVEILASFEPGTEISAASVEAQNRIKRVEPRLPRAVIQQGIRIQEASAQVLQIITINSTDGSLDEIALGDFMTRSVVGEIRRIPGVGRVQLFSTERALRVWLDPAKLVGYNLTADDVNKAVTAQNAQVASGAIGSEPSPAEQRTSALVLVKGQLTTPEEFGAIVLRANPDGSAVRLRDVARIEIAGFNYQFKTRLNGKPVAGLAVLMSPAGNALATADAIDKKMKELSNFFPANITYEIPYNVTPVISAAINKVLMTLIEAVVLVFVVMFLFLQNFRYTIIPTIVVPVALAGTCAVLLTVGYSINMLTMFGMVLAIGILVDDAIVVVENVERIMSEEGLPPKEATKKAMDQITNAIVGITLVLMGVFVPMAFFPGSVGIVYKQFSVTMISAIGFSALLALTLTPALCATMLKPVEKGHGHSHTGLFGWFNRGLDGVRDRYTGTVAWSLKKAGRVMLVYVALLVGLGWAFVRMPGGFLPVDDQGFITTDVQTPSDSSYARTENAIKQVEEYLSKKEGIANVVFLTGFSFLGQGLNTAQAFISLKDWSQRTEQQSAAKIVEDINRDLAKIRDADISGQQPPPVDNLGVSAGFSFRLQDRASKGYEALLAAANQIVTEANAGSIIQNAYIEGLPQAPIVNLMIDREKAGAFGVTFEDINNTISTNLGSNYTNDFPNRGRMQRVLVQADANNRMNASDILNYTVKNSRGQSVPFSSFATVEWARGPSQIIGFNYYPAMRISGEAKPGFTSGDTIAEMERLAAKLPRGFGYEWAGQSLQEKQSGSTAPFLLALSALVVFLILAALYESWTIPIAVLMTVPLGIIGAVLASTLRDQPNGVYFTVGLITIIGLAAKDAILIIEFAKDLRAQGKSLYDSTMEACQLRFRPIVMTGMAFICGVLPMAISSGAGALSQQALGTAVAGGMLAVVILALLFVPVFFVWVQNLFSGDKPKKDKTRQTEEAGEPAASH; encoded by the coding sequence ATGCCCCGTTTTTTCATCGACAGGCCGATCTTCGCCTGGGTCGTCGCGCTTTTTATCTGTCTGTTCGGCGCGATCTCGGTTCCGCTGCTGCCGGTCGCGCAATATCCGATCATCGCGCCGCCGCTGATCTCGATCAGCGCGACCTATCCCGGCTCGTCGCCCGAAAATCTCTATAACAGCGTCACCCGGCTGATCGAGGAAGAGCTCAACGGCACACCGGGGCTGCTGTTCTACGAATCCACCAGCGACTCGCTGGGCTCGGTGGAAATCCTTGCCAGCTTCGAGCCGGGTACCGAGATCAGCGCCGCGTCGGTGGAAGCGCAGAACCGCATCAAGCGCGTCGAGCCACGATTGCCGCGTGCGGTGATCCAGCAGGGCATCCGCATTCAGGAAGCTTCGGCGCAGGTGCTGCAGATCATCACCATCAACTCGACCGACGGGAGCCTCGATGAAATCGCGCTCGGCGATTTCATGACGCGCAGTGTGGTCGGCGAAATCCGCCGCATCCCCGGCGTCGGCCGCGTGCAACTGTTCTCCACGGAACGCGCGCTGCGGGTCTGGCTCGATCCGGCAAAGCTCGTCGGCTACAATCTCACCGCCGATGACGTCAACAAGGCTGTCACCGCGCAGAACGCCCAGGTCGCGTCCGGCGCCATCGGTTCCGAGCCGAGCCCTGCGGAGCAGCGGACCTCCGCGCTGGTGCTGGTCAAGGGGCAGCTCACCACGCCCGAGGAGTTCGGCGCCATCGTGCTGCGTGCCAATCCCGACGGTTCGGCGGTGCGCCTGCGCGATGTCGCGCGGATCGAGATCGCCGGCTTCAACTATCAGTTCAAGACGCGTCTCAACGGCAAGCCCGTTGCGGGCCTCGCTGTGCTGATGTCGCCGGCCGGCAACGCGCTGGCGACCGCGGATGCGATCGACAAGAAGATGAAGGAGCTGTCGAACTTCTTTCCCGCCAACATCACCTACGAGATTCCCTATAACGTCACCCCGGTGATCAGTGCGGCCATCAACAAGGTGCTGATGACGCTGATCGAGGCCGTCGTTCTCGTCTTCGTCGTGATGTTTCTGTTCCTGCAGAATTTCCGTTACACGATCATTCCGACGATCGTGGTGCCGGTGGCGCTGGCGGGTACGTGCGCCGTGCTGCTGACGGTCGGCTATTCCATCAACATGCTCACCATGTTCGGCATGGTGCTCGCGATCGGCATTCTCGTCGACGACGCCATCGTCGTGGTCGAAAATGTCGAACGCATCATGAGCGAAGAGGGGCTGCCGCCGAAGGAAGCCACCAAGAAGGCGATGGACCAGATCACCAACGCCATCGTCGGCATCACGCTGGTGCTGATGGGGGTGTTCGTTCCGATGGCCTTCTTCCCCGGCTCGGTCGGGATCGTCTACAAGCAGTTCTCCGTCACCATGATTTCGGCCATCGGCTTCTCGGCGTTGCTGGCGCTGACGCTGACGCCGGCCCTCTGCGCCACGATGCTGAAACCCGTCGAAAAGGGCCACGGCCATTCGCATACCGGCCTGTTCGGCTGGTTCAATCGCGGCCTCGATGGCGTGCGCGACCGCTATACCGGCACCGTGGCGTGGTCGCTGAAAAAGGCCGGCCGAGTGATGCTTGTCTATGTGGCGCTGCTGGTCGGTCTCGGCTGGGCCTTCGTCCGCATGCCCGGCGGCTTCCTGCCGGTCGATGACCAGGGCTTCATCACCACCGACGTGCAGACGCCGTCGGATTCGTCCTATGCCCGCACCGAGAATGCGATCAAGCAGGTCGAGGAGTATCTGAGCAAGAAGGAAGGCATCGCCAATGTGGTGTTCCTCACCGGCTTCAGTTTTCTCGGCCAGGGTCTCAACACGGCGCAGGCCTTCATCTCGCTGAAGGACTGGTCGCAGCGCACCGAGCAGCAGTCCGCCGCGAAGATCGTGGAAGACATCAACAGGGATCTCGCCAAGATCCGCGACGCCGATATTTCCGGCCAGCAGCCGCCGCCGGTGGATAATCTCGGCGTTTCCGCAGGCTTCAGCTTCCGTCTGCAGGATCGTGCGTCGAAGGGGTATGAAGCCCTGCTGGCTGCGGCCAACCAGATCGTCACCGAAGCCAATGCGGGCAGCATCATCCAGAATGCCTATATCGAGGGCCTGCCGCAGGCGCCGATCGTCAATCTGATGATCGACCGCGAGAAGGCCGGCGCTTTCGGCGTCACCTTCGAGGATATCAACAACACCATCTCGACCAATCTCGGCTCGAACTACACCAACGATTTTCCCAATCGGGGGCGCATGCAGCGCGTGCTGGTGCAGGCCGACGCGAACAACCGCATGAATGCGTCGGACATCCTGAACTACACCGTGAAGAACAGCCGCGGTCAGTCGGTGCCGTTTTCCTCCTTCGCGACGGTGGAGTGGGCGCGGGGGCCGAGCCAGATCATCGGCTTCAATTACTATCCGGCGATGCGCATCTCCGGAGAGGCCAAGCCGGGCTTCACTTCTGGCGATACGATCGCGGAGATGGAGCGGCTGGCGGCGAAGCTGCCGCGCGGCTTCGGCTATGAATGGGCAGGCCAGTCGCTGCAGGAGAAGCAGTCGGGCTCGACCGCGCCGTTTCTGCTGGCACTGTCGGCGCTGGTCGTGTTCCTGATCCTCGCGGCTCTCTATGAAAGCTGGACGATTCCGATCGCGGTGCTGATGACCGTTCCGCTCGGCATCATCGGCGCGGTGCTGGCCTCGACGTTGCGCGACCAGCCGAATGGCGTCTATTTCACCGTGGGCCTGATCACGATCATCGGTCTGGCGGCGAAGGACGCCATTCTGATCATCGAATTCGCCAAGGATCTGCGTGCGCAGGGCAAATCGCTCTACGATTCGACCATGGAAGCCTGTCAGCTGCGTTTCCGACCGATCGTGATGACCGGCATGGCCTTCATTTGCGGCGTGCTGCCGATGGCGATCTCGTCAGGCGCCGGCGCGCTCAGCCAGCAGGCGCTCGGCACGGCCGTCGCCGGCGGCATGCTGGCGGTGGTGATCCTGGCGCTGCTGTTCGTGCCGGTGTTTTTCGTCTGGGTGCAGAATCTGTTCTCGGGGGACAAGCCGAAGAAGGACAAGACCCGGCAGACGGAGGAGGCCGGCGAGCCGGCGGCATCGCATTGA
- a CDS encoding efflux RND transporter periplasmic adaptor subunit has product MTIINARAAGFALLLAGLAPVLAGCNEPKDAVAAAPAEDPAPEVSVVTVRQQARAIVRELPGRIAPTRVADVRSRVSGIIIERAFHQGTEVKAGDTLYRIDPKPFEVELQAAKASLHKAEAAHDLATLQAKRISGLAQQKAVSEAEGERAIGAQRQAEAEIAARKADVARARLNLDYATIRAPIDGIVGAALVTEGTLIAQNDTTNLATIQQLDPIYADFTQSVSELNSLRRAFETGDLERIAPDAAKVRLVFDDGSIYPLVGKLLFSEAKVDTFTGQVTLRGEFPNPNRELLPGMYVRVQIEQGIDTDAIAVPQQAVQRNGGGGAEVFVVKSDGHVAVQAVKTGAVQDGLWLVMEGLKGGEQIVVEGFQKFSAGDKVKTVKWTDPSLAAQFSGDGQKTTQARP; this is encoded by the coding sequence ATGACGATCATCAATGCACGTGCTGCAGGCTTCGCGCTTCTGCTGGCAGGGCTGGCGCCTGTGCTGGCGGGATGCAACGAACCGAAGGATGCAGTCGCGGCGGCGCCGGCAGAAGATCCGGCGCCTGAGGTGAGCGTCGTCACTGTCAGGCAGCAGGCCCGCGCCATCGTCCGCGAACTGCCGGGCCGTATCGCGCCCACGCGCGTCGCCGATGTGCGTTCGCGCGTGTCCGGCATCATCATCGAGCGCGCCTTTCATCAGGGCACCGAGGTGAAGGCCGGCGACACGCTTTACCGGATCGATCCCAAGCCGTTCGAAGTGGAATTGCAGGCGGCCAAGGCGTCGCTGCACAAGGCCGAAGCGGCCCATGACCTCGCGACGCTGCAGGCGAAGCGTATCTCCGGCCTCGCGCAGCAGAAGGCCGTGTCCGAGGCCGAAGGCGAGCGCGCCATCGGCGCCCAGCGCCAGGCTGAAGCTGAGATCGCCGCGCGCAAGGCTGACGTCGCCCGCGCCCGTCTCAATCTCGACTATGCGACGATTCGCGCGCCCATCGACGGCATTGTCGGCGCCGCGCTGGTGACCGAAGGCACGCTGATCGCCCAGAACGACACCACCAACCTCGCCACCATCCAGCAGCTCGACCCGATTTATGCCGACTTCACCCAGTCGGTGTCGGAGCTGAACTCGCTGCGCCGTGCTTTCGAGACCGGCGATCTCGAGCGCATCGCGCCGGATGCCGCCAAGGTGCGTCTCGTGTTCGACGATGGCTCGATCTATCCGCTGGTCGGCAAGCTGCTGTTCTCGGAGGCCAAGGTCGATACCTTCACCGGGCAGGTGACGCTGCGCGGCGAGTTCCCGAATCCGAACCGTGAGCTGCTGCCGGGCATGTATGTCCGCGTGCAGATCGAGCAGGGCATTGACACCGACGCCATCGCAGTTCCGCAGCAGGCGGTCCAGCGCAATGGCGGCGGTGGCGCCGAGGTGTTCGTGGTGAAGAGCGACGGCCATGTCGCCGTGCAGGCGGTGAAGACCGGTGCCGTGCAGGACGGTCTGTGGCTGGTGATGGAAGGTCTCAAGGGCGGCGAGCAGATCGTCGTCGAAGGTTTCCAGAAGTTCTCCGCCGGCGACAAGGTGAAGACCGTGAAGTGGACCGATCCGAGCCTTGCGGCGCAGTTTTCAGGCGATGGCCAGAAGACGACGCAAGCGCGGCCCTGA
- a CDS encoding flagellar motor protein MotA yields MATTPSSRSAIEIELTKLSSPRIFLVRMLVFLVLCGLIGTVLYKQIVTAFFANPGLNALIGGVLLIGIILSFRQVIRLYPEVRWVNNFRISDPGLAMDRRPTLLAPMAAILGGERSGRMSISQQTMRHLLDSIATRLDEARDISRYMTGLLVFLGLLGTFWGLIETVGSVGKVIEGLKVGGDSGSLFDTLKEGLAAPLGGMGISFSSSLFGLAGSLILGFLDLQSSQAQNRFYTDLEDWLASTVSEYSSSPVAAAATLPSGAPPELLEAIERLRRSVEDSGNRNTSTAMANLADAIQGLVAHMRSEQEMIREWADGQGEQSKEIRKLLERIARQPEKN; encoded by the coding sequence ATGGCGACCACCCCCTCTTCCCGCTCCGCGATAGAGATCGAACTGACCAAGCTGTCGTCGCCGCGGATCTTCCTGGTCCGCATGCTGGTGTTTCTGGTGCTGTGCGGACTGATCGGCACCGTGCTCTACAAGCAGATCGTCACGGCGTTCTTCGCCAATCCCGGGCTCAACGCCCTGATCGGCGGCGTCTTGTTGATCGGCATCATCCTGTCGTTTCGCCAGGTGATCCGGCTCTATCCCGAGGTGCGCTGGGTCAACAATTTCCGCATCTCCGATCCCGGCCTCGCCATGGACCGGCGGCCGACGCTGCTGGCGCCGATGGCCGCAATCCTCGGCGGCGAGCGCTCCGGCCGCATGTCGATCTCCCAGCAGACCATGCGGCATCTGCTCGATTCCATCGCCACGCGCCTCGACGAGGCCCGCGACATTTCGCGCTACATGACGGGCCTCTTGGTCTTTCTCGGCCTGCTCGGCACCTTCTGGGGCCTGATCGAGACCGTAGGCTCGGTGGGCAAGGTCATCGAGGGATTGAAGGTCGGCGGCGATTCGGGCTCGCTGTTCGACACGCTGAAGGAAGGGCTTGCCGCACCGCTCGGCGGCATGGGCATTTCATTCTCGTCCTCGCTGTTCGGTCTCGCCGGCTCGCTGATCCTCGGCTTCCTCGACCTTCAATCGAGCCAGGCGCAGAACCGCTTCTACACCGACCTCGAAGACTGGCTCGCCTCTACCGTGTCGGAATATTCCAGCTCTCCCGTCGCCGCTGCCGCCACGCTGCCGTCCGGCGCCCCTCCGGAGCTGCTGGAGGCCATCGAGCGGCTGCGCCGCTCTGTCGAGGACAGCGGCAATCGCAACACTTCCACCGCCATGGCGAATCTTGCCGATGCCATCCAGGGCCTCGTCGCGCATATGCGCAGCGAACAGGAGATGATCCGCGAATGGGCCGATGGCCAGGGCGAGCAGAGCAAAGAGATCAGAAAGCTGCTGGAACGCATCGCGCGCCAACCGGAGAAGAATTAA
- a CDS encoding peptidoglycan -binding protein — protein sequence MALARGRRNSSEMNYWPGFVDALSTLVLSIVFLLSVFLVVQFFLSQEVTGKDKAIDELNAKLAQLSDMLSLEKLDKINLDEQLSSLRAGLAAAQSDRDRIKGLYDGLAGAGADAQGRNAELNKALDSEKQVSSRALAQIEVLNQQISALRRQLAALEEALDASEKRDRESQGRIADLGQRLNVALAQRVQELSRYRSEFFGRLRAILGNRPDIRVVGDRFVFQSEVFFDAGKADLLPEGRAELDKVASALTELDKQIPQEINWVMRVDGHTDSRPILNNPLFKTNWELSAARAISVVQYLVSLGVPPQRLLAAGFAEFQPLDAAQTEDAYRRNRRIELKLTER from the coding sequence ATGGCACTCGCACGCGGTCGACGCAATTCGTCTGAAATGAACTATTGGCCGGGTTTCGTTGATGCCCTGTCCACGCTGGTGCTGTCCATCGTCTTCCTGCTGTCGGTCTTTCTCGTCGTGCAGTTCTTCCTGTCGCAGGAAGTGACAGGAAAGGACAAGGCGATCGACGAGCTGAACGCCAAGCTGGCACAGCTCAGCGACATGCTGTCGCTGGAAAAGCTCGACAAGATCAATCTCGATGAGCAACTGAGCTCGCTGCGTGCCGGCCTCGCCGCAGCGCAGTCCGACCGCGACCGTATCAAGGGCCTGTATGACGGGCTTGCCGGCGCAGGCGCCGATGCACAAGGCCGCAACGCCGAGCTCAACAAGGCGCTCGACTCCGAGAAACAGGTTTCGTCGCGTGCGCTGGCGCAGATCGAGGTGTTGAACCAGCAGATCTCCGCGTTACGCCGCCAGCTCGCCGCGCTGGAAGAAGCGCTCGATGCCTCGGAGAAACGCGACAGGGAATCCCAGGGGCGCATCGCCGATCTCGGCCAGCGCCTGAATGTGGCGCTGGCACAGCGCGTGCAGGAACTGTCGCGCTATCGCTCGGAATTCTTCGGCCGCCTGCGCGCCATTCTCGGCAACCGCCCGGATATCCGCGTGGTCGGCGATCGTTTCGTATTCCAGTCGGAAGTGTTCTTCGATGCCGGCAAGGCCGACCTGCTGCCCGAAGGCCGCGCCGAGCTCGACAAGGTGGCGAGCGCACTGACCGAGCTCGACAAGCAGATCCCGCAGGAAATCAACTGGGTGATGCGCGTCGATGGCCATACCGACTCGCGCCCGATCCTGAACAATCCGCTGTTCAAGACCAACTGGGAGCTATCCGCTGCGCGCGCGATCTCGGTGGTGCAATATCTCGTTTCGCTTGGCGTACCGCCGCAGCGTCTGCTCGCTGCGGGCTTTGCCGAGTTCCAGCCACTGGATGCAGCACAGACGGAGGATGCCTACAGGCGCAACCGCCGCATCGAACTGAAGTTGACCGAACGCTGA
- a CDS encoding GNAT family N-acetyltransferase: MVTLRSYRQEDENASIALWLETWKLAYPSIDFDKRVDWWRARWRDELVPAARIVVAEQDGAMAGFVTIDAAGYLDQLVVGPAYWGSETARLLMDEAKRLSPSGVTLKVNADNARAIRFYVRNGFAKTGDEMNASGRAVDIMAWRP, encoded by the coding sequence ATGGTGACGCTGCGCTCCTATCGCCAAGAAGACGAGAATGCCTCCATCGCGCTTTGGCTGGAGACATGGAAGCTTGCCTATCCCTCGATCGATTTCGACAAGCGGGTCGACTGGTGGCGCGCACGCTGGCGCGACGAACTGGTGCCGGCGGCACGGATCGTGGTGGCCGAGCAGGACGGTGCGATGGCCGGTTTCGTCACCATCGATGCAGCAGGCTACCTCGACCAGCTCGTGGTCGGCCCTGCATATTGGGGCAGCGAAACAGCGCGGCTGCTGATGGACGAAGCCAAGCGCCTCTCGCCAAGCGGTGTGACGCTGAAGGTGAACGCCGACAATGCCCGCGCGATCAGGTTTTACGTGCGCAACGGGTTTGCAAAAACCGGTGACGAAATGAACGCATCGGGCCGAGCCGTCGATATCATGGCGTGGCGGCCATGA
- a CDS encoding TetR/AcrR family transcriptional regulator, whose amino-acid sequence MMATNSQLPVGRPREFDLDEAIRRAMQVFWDRGYHDTSLPDLLAGMELSKGSFYKAFGDKKSVFLRALKLYTDDGVRNVQEVLRSDPSPKAAIRNALVRYADLSSGSKGVRGCFGVLTAAEMLPADPDIADLIKRLFTRLQDLFAATVAKGQAAGEIKNSCDPRVIAHFIVSHAQGMRVLGKVGSRRDEMLKNVDLVMEIVF is encoded by the coding sequence ATGATGGCTACCAATTCTCAGCTCCCCGTAGGCCGCCCCCGCGAGTTCGATCTCGATGAGGCGATAAGGCGCGCCATGCAGGTCTTCTGGGATCGCGGCTATCACGATACGTCGTTGCCCGACCTCCTTGCCGGAATGGAGCTTTCGAAGGGCAGCTTCTATAAGGCGTTCGGCGATAAGAAATCTGTCTTCCTGCGCGCGCTCAAACTCTATACGGACGACGGCGTGCGAAACGTCCAAGAGGTTCTTCGATCGGATCCTTCGCCGAAGGCGGCAATCCGCAACGCTTTGGTACGGTATGCGGATTTGTCTTCCGGAAGCAAAGGTGTTCGTGGATGTTTCGGTGTATTGACCGCTGCTGAGATGTTGCCGGCAGATCCAGACATCGCAGACCTGATCAAGCGTCTTTTCACCAGGCTTCAAGATCTATTCGCCGCCACGGTCGCGAAAGGGCAAGCTGCCGGCGAAATTAAGAATAGTTGCGACCCTCGTGTCATAGCGCACTTTATCGTCTCTCACGCCCAGGGCATGAGGGTCCTTGGAAAAGTTGGATCACGTCGCGACGAAATGCTGAAAAATGTCGATCTCGTGATGGAGATTGTTTTTTAA
- a CDS encoding oxidoreductase: protein MKTWLITGCSSGFGQRLALAAAQRGDRVIATARNVTTIEEMAEPFGSSMITLPLDVTDAAAAKAAVAKTVEIFGGFDVLVNNAGYGLFGAIEEGTPEEYRPMFEVNVFGLIETTRAALPVLRRSGGTIVNMSSGAGIAGGGGGGYYNAAKFAVEGISEALAGELRPFGIRVLIVEPGPFRTDFLGRSITMAAKEMPEYAASSRKHYRETNNGNQAGDPDKAIAVILQAVDADDAPLHLPLGPIAHAIAERKLAAFRSDIDAWRDVSIATDFDQR, encoded by the coding sequence ATGAAAACTTGGCTCATCACAGGCTGCTCAAGCGGTTTCGGCCAGCGGCTCGCGCTCGCTGCGGCACAGCGCGGCGATCGGGTTATCGCGACGGCCCGCAATGTCACGACGATCGAGGAAATGGCCGAACCTTTTGGTAGCAGCATGATCACCTTGCCGCTCGATGTGACGGATGCAGCGGCCGCCAAGGCAGCGGTCGCAAAGACGGTCGAGATCTTTGGCGGGTTCGACGTGCTCGTAAACAATGCCGGCTACGGACTGTTCGGCGCAATCGAGGAAGGCACGCCCGAAGAATATCGGCCGATGTTCGAGGTGAACGTCTTTGGTCTGATCGAAACCACCAGAGCCGCCCTGCCCGTCCTGCGACGCTCGGGCGGAACGATCGTCAACATGTCGTCCGGCGCCGGCATCGCGGGCGGCGGCGGCGGTGGATATTACAATGCCGCCAAGTTTGCCGTGGAAGGGATTTCCGAAGCGCTCGCCGGCGAGCTGCGGCCCTTCGGCATACGCGTGCTGATCGTCGAACCTGGGCCGTTTCGCACTGATTTCCTTGGCCGTTCGATTACGATGGCGGCCAAAGAGATGCCCGAATACGCCGCGAGCTCGCGCAAGCACTATCGCGAAACCAACAACGGGAATCAGGCGGGCGATCCCGACAAGGCGATCGCGGTAATCCTGCAGGCAGTCGACGCCGATGACGCCCCGCTTCACCTGCCACTAGGCCCCATCGCGCACGCGATCGCCGAGCGAAAGCTGGCTGCCTTCCGCAGCGACATCGACGCTTGGCGCGATGTCTCGATCGCCACGGATTTCGATCAGCGCTGA